The genomic segment AAATGTGTATGTATGAAAAGCAAAAACCCCAAGCTTTGGGGGTTTTTTTGCGTTCTATCCTTATCTGCCGACTATTTTCGAATCAAAGCCTACTGCGGTTGCGTACGCAAGAGGCAACTCCATGCGGGCAGTCTTTAAAGGATCGACGACCTGACAAATACGCAAATCCCCCGCAGCGGAGAGCAGGAAGGCGGCTTCGGTCTTTTCTACGCCCAGCTCTTCGTGTAGAAATTGCACCATGTTGATTACTGCTCGATCCGCAGCCTTGTCCAGCTCTTTTTCCGACGCAATCGTGATCAAGTGCTCTTGGTTGATTGCCATCGGTAACGGCCACTGCTTGCCTTTTATCACATCGAGCTTTACGGTTACTTCTCCTGCAATTTCCACACCGCATACAGCTACTTCACCGTCAGCCATTGCAGCATGAAGGTCACCCAGGGCAAATAATGCGCCAGGAACATTTACGGGTAAAAGCAATGTCGTACCTTCACGCATTTGCTTGCAGTCCATATTGCCGCCGTGATCGCCCGGCGTACCGCATGAAATGGCTTCGTTGGCAGGAGCTGTTCCAATTACGCCAATCATGGGATTGATCGGAACCTGAAGCTTGTCTGACAACACAGCTTTTCCATCTTGTATCGGAATCATTTTGATCACATTTTCTTGCAAGTCGAATCCCATTACACCCAGTTCAGGTCCAGTAACCATTACGCCTTGGTTTTTAATCGTAATTTTCTGAATATGAACAACCAAAATATCGCCTGGTTCTGTTCCTACTATATAAATGGGGCCGGAAGCAGGGTTGATCCGATTCCAATCAAGCTCCTGAAATACGGTGTCAGCCGTTTGGATTTGGTCCTCGAAGCAATCGCAGGTTTCAAACGTTACGATACTGCCTGCTTCCACCTTCAAGACCGGCCGATTCTCAGGAGACATGGCATAAATCACGTCCTGCTTTTTTACTCTGTACATGGTTGCAGTCCTCCAGTCCATTTCAGAATTTACATATATTTCTTTATCATAGCATGAAATGCCTATGTGTTTAGCGCCGAATCATGGAGGAAATAATTGTACAAAGGGATCGAAGGCTTAAAGAGAGCAGGGAGCAAGCATGCAAGAGAGCTACAAGATCAGTCCCCGTCAACTATTGATGCTCGTCACCCTTGTTACCATTGGGGACTCCGTTCTCGTCCTGCCTGGCATGACGGCTGCACTCGCTAAACAGGATGCGTGGATATCCGTCCTAGTCGGGCTTGTGGTGGGACTGCTCAATATTGTCTTACTCATAACTGTGGGGAAGCTTTATCGGGATCAAAGCTTTTTCACCTTCATTGATCAAACCCTTGGAAGAGTGTTGGGAACGATCATTACACTCTCGTTTATTAGCTATACCTTGTTTTCAGCAGGGGCGCATGTGATGGAAATTGGCGACTTTGTTGGCACGCATCTATTGATCTCGACTCCAAGATTCGCGATACAGCTATTGTTTGTCATTGTGATTATGTTTGGTGTGAGATTGGGGCTGCAAACAGTCGCAGAATCGGCAGAAATCTATTTTGTCTGGTTCTTTTTCTTTTTTGGTTTACTCATGATTACTCTATTTCCACAGGCGGAAATGTCGAGAATTCAACCTGTATTTGAAAACGGGTGGAAGCCTATTTTGCAGGGATCTACAGCGGCAATTGCCTTTCCTTTTTCAGAGCTCGTCATTTTTATGGCGGTTCTTCCGTTTGTCTCGCCCATCCAAAAACGGATGAGATCTTTTTTTATGGGGACATTGCTTGGGGGAATTGTGCTGTTTATCATCATGGTGATGTGCATCCTTGTTTTGGGGGCAGATCAGACTGCGCGGCATTTTTATCCGACCTACGTCCTCATCAAACAGCTGAAGCTCGGGGATTTCATTCAGCGGCTAGAGGCGATTATCGCGGTGATCTGGTTTATCGCGGTGAGCGTCAAAATTACACTGTATTGCTTGTTTTTTCATTTGGGGATTCGTCACGTCTTTCGAATCGACAACTTCAAGGTTCTAATCTTTCCGTACATCATTTTGCTCATGGTAATGTCTACAATTTTCTCGCCCAATATTGTCGTCTATGGCGGCATCATTGCGAAGTACTGGCCATTCTATGATTTTACCTATAGCATCGGTGTACCGTTGGTGCTGTTATGCGGAAATCTAATTCGGAAAAAATGGCTGAATCAAAACTGACGAAAGTAACAAACGCCGTACTCCCATTTCTGGAAGGCGGCGTTTGTTTGTGCTTACAAAGACATGCGAAGAATCTGTGCCACATCATCACTCGTCAACGTTTTGAATTGGCCGATCGGGCCAAACGGAGTAGCTTTTTCGGCCATGAGCTGCAAATGCTCGTCGGTGATACCGTAATCAGCCAAGCGAGTAGGGGCACCGATACGCGCAAAGAAAGCTTCTGTAGCGGCAATCCCTTCCAAGGCGATCTCATCATCTGTCTTGCCGGAAGGATCGACATTCCATACCTCTGTTGCGAAGCGCACGAAGCGAGCGACGTTTTCACGGTACACATAGCGCATCCATTTCGGGAAGATGATCGCCAGACCGCCGCCGTGCGGGATGTCGTAAACCGCACTGACAGCATGCTCAATGGAGTGGGTTGCCCAGTCTGTTGTGACGCCAACCGGGAGAGTGCCGTTCAATGCCATTGTTCCGCAGTACAGGATGTTGGCGCGGGCATCGTAGTCTTCCGGATTGGTAAGGACGCGTTCTGCATTTTCGATGACGGTCTTCATGATTGACTCGGCAAAACGTGTTTGTAATGGGATTTCGGTTGTATGCGTGAAATATTGCTCGAATACATGGGACAAAATGTCGCTGATTCCGTAGATCGTTTGGTCGCGAGGTACGCTAAACGTATGCTCTGGGTCCAGAATCGAAAACGCCGGAAACGTCGTTCCAGCTCCATGCTTTTCTTGTGTCTCCCAGTTCGTGACGACACTTCCCCGATTCATTTCCGAACCAGTAGCAGCAAGCGTCAGGACGGTACCGAGGGGCAGAGCCTCTTGTGCGACCGCTTTACGGGTATAAAAATCCCATACATCTCCCTCATAAGGCACACCAATCGCGACTGCTTTGGCCGCGTCAATTACACTGCCACCACCAACAGCGAGTATCCAATTGACGCCCTCTTGACGGCATAGCTCAATTCCTTTGTTCACGGTACTCAGACGTGGATTTGGCTCGACTCCTGCCAACTCATGCACGCTACAGCCCGCAGACTGGAGGAGGGAAATCACTTTGTCGTAGAGTCCGGTTCGCTTTATACTGCCACCACCATATACCAAAAGAACAGTGGGACCTAGCTGTCTTGCTTTTTCCTCGAGCTGGGCCAATTGACCCCGTCCAAAAATCAGCTGTGTCGGGTTATGGTAAACAAAATTTTCCACGTTATAACCAGCTCCTTTTCCATGATGACGTCTTGTCACACTCATTGTAGCCAACTGTTTTCCATGATGCTAGGCGGGAATGTGCAATCTTATTTTCTCCCTAATTCGTGACAGTTGTTAACAATCGAAGCTGTTTCGACAAGAAATGAGAGATTTAGTGGATACCATCCGTGAATCGTGATGGTATAATGGATAAGATGGGAATTCCCGCTGTTTTTCAACAAGGTATGGCAGCGGTTGCTAGTGGGTAGAGGGGTTTTGTCGATTTTTACTTTAAAATTCAGGATCAAGATACATAGACAAGGATCTGACGAAGTAGGATGTGATTGGCTTGATCGAAATGTTCGATGTGTGGAAAACATACCCGAATGGAACGAATGCTTTGAAAGGTATCAACATTCGGATTGAGAAAGGTGAATTTGTGTACGTAGTAGGCCCCAGTGGTGCGGGTAAATCTACGTTTATCAAATTGATGTACCGTGAAGAGAAGCCGACGAAAGGACAAATTTTTTTGGGTGGCTTCAATGTCAGCAGAATCAAAGAGCGACAAATTCCATTGGTCCGCCGCAGTATCGGTGTCGTGTTCCAGGACTTCAAGCTGCTGCCGACGTTGACTGTTTTCGAAAACGTCGCATTTGCGATGGAAGTAATCGAGAGCAACCCGAAACAAATCAAGCCGCGCGTGATGGATGTTTTGGGACTGGTAAAGCTCAAGCATAAAGCAAAAATGCTGCCAAGCGAGTTGTCCGGTGGTGAGCAGCAACGTGTTGCCTTGGCGCGTGCACTGGTGAATAGTCCGGGAATTATTATCGCGGACGAGCCGACGGGGAACTTGGACCCTGAGACCTCTTGGGAAATCATGAAGCTGTTTGAAGAAATCAATCAGCGTGGCACGACAGTCGTCATGGCTACCCACAATAGAGAAATTGTCAACACCATGAGAAAACGGGTGATTGCGATCGAAGCAGGCCAAATTGCCCGTGATGAGCAGAGAGGGGAATACGGTTATGAAGATTAGAACGCTGGGACGCCATGTCCGTGAAGGGGTCAAAAACCTCGGGCGGAACGGCTGGATGTCGTTCGCTTCTATTAGCGCCGTGACCATTACTCTCTTTATTTTGGGCGTTTTCCTCATCCTGGCGATGAACGTCAATTACTTTGCGCAAACCGTAGAAAAACAAGTAGAAATTCGCGTCTTTATGGACTTGCTGGCGACGAAAGAAAACATCACGCAGGTTGAGAATAACATCAAGAAGCTTCCGCAAGTGGAGTCCGTTTCATTTATACCGAAAGACGAGGGGCTGAAGCAGTTTAAAGAGAGTCTTGGTGAAAAAGCGTACTTGTTTGAAGGATTGGAGGAAAGCAATCCTCTGCCGGATGCGTTTGTCGTGAAAACGAAGCAACCGCAAGACACTGCTGCTGTTGCCGCTCAAATTAAAAATCTTCAGTATGTCAAAAGCCTGACCTACGGGGAAGGCACTGTGGAAAAGCTGTTTTCCTTGACAGGAGCAGTCCGTAATGTCGGGATTGCCTTTATTATTGGACTTGGCTTTACAGCGATGTTCTTGATTGCCAACACGATTAAGCTGACAATTGTGGCACGTCGCAGAGAGATTGAAATCATGAAGCTGGTTGGTGCCACGAACTGGTTTATCCGTTGGCCATTCTTTGTGGAAGGGCTCATGATGGGTGTGGCAGGAGCATTGATTCCGACCATTATGTTAACGGTTGGATATTACTACCTCCTGGATGCCATTCACTCCAGCTTTGAAGCTTCCCAACTGTTTAAACTGTTGCCGCTATTCCCGCTCGTGTATCAAGTTGCGTTGGCTTTGCTGGCGATTGGTGCATTCATCGGGATTTGGGGAAGTTTGGTGTCCGTACGTCGCTTCTTGCGAGTTTAATAATTTGAAGAGCGTGGGAGGAGTATCATGAGAAAGAGAATCCTGCTAGCACTCGTAATCACTGGGCTTGTAGTCGGTACTGTGATCCCGACGAATGTGAGCTTGGCAGCGCCTAGTAAGGCTTCTTTGGACAAGATTAATCGAGAGC from the Brevibacillus brevis genome contains:
- a CDS encoding acetamidase/formamidase family protein, whose translation is MYRVKKQDVIYAMSPENRPVLKVEAGSIVTFETCDCFEDQIQTADTVFQELDWNRINPASGPIYIVGTEPGDILVVHIQKITIKNQGVMVTGPELGVMGFDLQENVIKMIPIQDGKAVLSDKLQVPINPMIGVIGTAPANEAISCGTPGDHGGNMDCKQMREGTTLLLPVNVPGALFALGDLHAAMADGEVAVCGVEIAGEVTVKLDVIKGKQWPLPMAINQEHLITIASEKELDKAADRAVINMVQFLHEELGVEKTEAAFLLSAAGDLRICQVVDPLKTARMELPLAYATAVGFDSKIVGR
- a CDS encoding GerAB/ArcD/ProY family transporter → MQESYKISPRQLLMLVTLVTIGDSVLVLPGMTAALAKQDAWISVLVGLVVGLLNIVLLITVGKLYRDQSFFTFIDQTLGRVLGTIITLSFISYTLFSAGAHVMEIGDFVGTHLLISTPRFAIQLLFVIVIMFGVRLGLQTVAESAEIYFVWFFFFFGLLMITLFPQAEMSRIQPVFENGWKPILQGSTAAIAFPFSELVIFMAVLPFVSPIQKRMRSFFMGTLLGGIVLFIIMVMCILVLGADQTARHFYPTYVLIKQLKLGDFIQRLEAIIAVIWFIAVSVKITLYCLFFHLGIRHVFRIDNFKVLIFPYIILLMVMSTIFSPNIVVYGGIIAKYWPFYDFTYSIGVPLVLLCGNLIRKKWLNQN
- a CDS encoding iron-containing alcohol dehydrogenase, giving the protein MENFVYHNPTQLIFGRGQLAQLEEKARQLGPTVLLVYGGGSIKRTGLYDKVISLLQSAGCSVHELAGVEPNPRLSTVNKGIELCRQEGVNWILAVGGGSVIDAAKAVAIGVPYEGDVWDFYTRKAVAQEALPLGTVLTLAATGSEMNRGSVVTNWETQEKHGAGTTFPAFSILDPEHTFSVPRDQTIYGISDILSHVFEQYFTHTTEIPLQTRFAESIMKTVIENAERVLTNPEDYDARANILYCGTMALNGTLPVGVTTDWATHSIEHAVSAVYDIPHGGGLAIIFPKWMRYVYRENVARFVRFATEVWNVDPSGKTDDEIALEGIAATEAFFARIGAPTRLADYGITDEHLQLMAEKATPFGPIGQFKTLTSDDVAQILRMSL
- the ftsE gene encoding cell division ATP-binding protein FtsE, yielding MIEMFDVWKTYPNGTNALKGINIRIEKGEFVYVVGPSGAGKSTFIKLMYREEKPTKGQIFLGGFNVSRIKERQIPLVRRSIGVVFQDFKLLPTLTVFENVAFAMEVIESNPKQIKPRVMDVLGLVKLKHKAKMLPSELSGGEQQRVALARALVNSPGIIIADEPTGNLDPETSWEIMKLFEEINQRGTTVVMATHNREIVNTMRKRVIAIEAGQIARDEQRGEYGYED
- the ftsX gene encoding permease-like cell division protein FtsX, giving the protein MKIRTLGRHVREGVKNLGRNGWMSFASISAVTITLFILGVFLILAMNVNYFAQTVEKQVEIRVFMDLLATKENITQVENNIKKLPQVESVSFIPKDEGLKQFKESLGEKAYLFEGLEESNPLPDAFVVKTKQPQDTAAVAAQIKNLQYVKSLTYGEGTVEKLFSLTGAVRNVGIAFIIGLGFTAMFLIANTIKLTIVARRREIEIMKLVGATNWFIRWPFFVEGLMMGVAGALIPTIMLTVGYYYLLDAIHSSFEASQLFKLLPLFPLVYQVALALLAIGAFIGIWGSLVSVRRFLRV